In the Quercus lobata isolate SW786 chromosome 5, ValleyOak3.0 Primary Assembly, whole genome shotgun sequence genome, one interval contains:
- the LOC115992852 gene encoding chaperone protein dnaJ 11, chloroplastic-like codes for MLGNSTLVTPKSSLGFKISHPNHENDQGIWPGKSCIRFRRTQLKTNITLSDATATESTVDGSERTMKSSSSLLSAITGTATTTTTLYQLLRVKQTASQAEIKAAYRGLAKQYHPDAMSSSNPNGQDFIEIHKAYATLSNPIARARYDLSIGVTTTTAARRGYRYTAAGFPTPTRRWETDQCW; via the coding sequence ATGTTAGGAAACTCCACCCTTGTCACACCAAAATCCTCACTTGGTTTCAAAATATCACACCCAAACCATGAAAATGATCAAGGAATATGGCCTGGAAAGTCTTGTATTAGATTCAGAAGAACCCAACTTAAGACCAATATCACACTATCTGATGCCACTGcaactgaaagtactgtagatggTTCTGAGAGGACAAtgaaatcatcatcatcattattgtCAGCCATAACTGGCActgctactactactactacattGTACCAATTGCTACGTGTGAAGCAAACTGCTTCACAAGCTGAGATCAAAGCTGCATACCGTGGTTTAGCAAAGCAGTACCACCCAGACGCTATGAGTTCCTCCAATCCCAATGGCCAAGACTTCATAGAGATTCACAAGGCGTATGCAACACTTTCTAACCCCATTGCCAGGGCTCGCTACGATTTGTCAATTGGTGTCACTACTACTACTGCTGCACGTCGAGGATATAGGTACACAGCAGCAGGATTCCCAACTCCCACAAGGAGGTGGGAAACCGATCAGTGCTGGTAG
- the LOC115992851 gene encoding enhancer of mRNA-decapping protein 4-like, whose protein sequence is MASPVNPNLQNQNQNQQGTQFDLQKLFKPTSNPGNLNTSPSFPTPASSPSSSSPPYLLPSSSYPPPTGPSYPFHHPHFLPYPPPPTPLDHFVHQFPQPNLHAPLRPISPTPTTSTTSATTTTTSATDFSMTHLTITPSTPPTRLLSTKLPRGRHLIGDKLVYDIDVRLEDEAQPQLEVTPITKYASDPGLVLGRQIAVNRSYICYGLKMGNIRVLNINTALRSLLRGHSQRVTDMAFFAEDVHLLASASVDGRIFIWKINEGSDEDDKPQITGKIVLSIQIEGAGESVHPRVCWHPHKQEILMVAIGNRVLKIDTTKVGKGVVFSAEEPLKCLIDKLIDGVQSVGKHDGEVTELSMCQWMTSRLASASMDGTVKIWEDRKASPLAVLKPHDGNPVNSVTFLTAPHRPDHIVLVTAGPLNREVKIWASMSEEGWLLPSDTESWRCTQTLDVKSSSERKVEEAFFNQVIALPRAGLFLLANAKKNAIYAIHIEYGPNPASTRMDYIAEFTVTMPILSLTGTSDSLPDGEHIVQVYCVQTQAIQQYALDLSQCLPPPLDNVGLEKSDSNVSRAFDASDGSATFESPPGTKFTEIPEVNATTIAPILSSSSENAPEASRPENLASSEVTNLPEVAISGMETVASDLPSHSSAENIHAALPPLPLSPGLSREFHGFRSPSNSSETSPPLTDYGGDQSPLEYTSDRRMDTGKDSMTNVPPSVDNLSKGDKNAVHSDVSNVPSPPIVFKQPTHLVTPSELLSTAPSSSENSQINLGVNVVEAKVQDVVVSNDAESTEVEVKVIGETGTSQDNEFDSQRDSHIMVAQKKEKSFYSQASDLGIQMARDCCVGNYGVDKFRQANDVSITEAPNQPPNPCAEEAQDMMKDITAKVGESETPMGVLQSPAPVLKGKRQKGKNSQVSGASSPSPSPFDSTDSLNEPSGDSGSPSLETALPQLLAMQEMLEQLMSTQKEMQKQMNVIVSGSVTKEGKRLEGSLGRSMEKVVKANTEALWARFQEENAKHEKLEQDRMQQITNLVTNYMNKDLPTMLEKTLKKEIGLVGPAVARAVTPIVDKTMSSAIMESFQKGVNQLERSVSSKLEGSMTRQIQAQFQTSGKQALQDALRSSLEASIIPAFEMSCKTMFEQVDTTFQKGLVKHTSATQQQFESTHSPLAVALRDAITSASAITQTLSGELADGQRKLLAIAVAGANPKAVNPLVTQLSNGPLAGLHEMAEAPVDPTKELSRLIAECKFEEAFTGALQRSDVSIVSWLCSQVDLQRILSTMPLPLSQGVLLALLQQLACDISNETPRKLAWMTDVAVAINPADPMIAVHVRPIFEQVYQLLGHHRNLPTTSASEANSLRLLMHVINSVLMSCK, encoded by the exons atggctTCCCCTGTAAATCCCAACctccaaaaccaaaatcaaaatcaacaagGAACACAATTTGATTTGCAAAAGCTCTTCAAACCCACATCAAATCCTGGTAATCTAAACACCTCTCCATCTTTCCCAACTCCGGCTTCTTCTCCATCCTCTTCATCACCTCCATATCtcttaccttcttcttcttatccTCCACCAACTGGTCCTTCATACCCTTTCCACCACCCTCACTTTCTTCCATACCCTCCTCCACCAACGCCTCTCGACCACTTTGTCCACCAGTTTCCTCAACCTAACCTCCATGCCCCTCTCAGACCCATCTCCCCAACTCCAACAACTAGTACCACttcagcaacaacaacaacaactagtGCCACTGATTTCTCAATGACCCATTTGACCATTACGCCTTCCACGCCTCCCACGAGGCTGCTCAGCACAAAACTCCCAAGGGGTCGCCATTTAATAGGTGATAAACTTGTCTATGACATTGATGTTCGCTTGGAAGATGAGGCTCAGCCACAGCTTGAAGTCACTCCTATCACTAAGTATGCCTCTGATCCTGGCCTTGTGCTTGGCCGTCAGATTGCTGTTAATAGATCTTATATTTGCTATGGCCTCAAGATGGGTAATATCCGTGTCCTTAACATTAACACTGCCCTAAGATCTTTGCTCCGAGGCCACAGCCAG AGAGTAACTGATATGGCTTTCTTCGCTGAAGATGTTCACCTTTTGGCTAG TGCTAGCGTTGATGGACGGATTTTCATTTGGAAGATCAATGAAGGTTCAGATGAGGATGACAAACCTCAAATCACAGGAAAAATTGTTCTTTCTATTCAGATAGAGGGAGCAGGGGAGTCAGTCCACCCACGAGTGTGTTGGCATCCTCACAAACAA GAAATTTTGATGGTTGCAATTGGAAACCGTGTCCTTAAAATCGACACCACAAAAGTTGGAAAGGGTGTAGTGTTCTCAGCAGAGGAACCTCTTAAATGTCTCATTGATAAACTAATTGACGGGGTCCAATCTGTTGGTAAACATGATGGTGAGGTTACTGAGTTGTCAATGTGCCAATGGATGACCAGCCGTTTAGCTTCAGCATCAATGGATGGCACG GTGAAGATTTGGGAGGACCGTAAGGCATCGCCACTTGCAGTATTGAAACCACATGATGGCAATCCTGTTAATTCTGTGACATTTTTGACTGCCCCTCACCGTCCGGACCACATTGTTCTTGTTACAGCG GGGCCACTTAATCGGGAAGTGAAGATATGGGCCTCTATGAGTGAGGAGGGCTGGTTGTTGCCTAGTGATACTGAATCATGGCGGTGTACTCAGACTTTGGATGTAAAGAGTTCCTCTGAACGTAAGGTTGAGGAAGCATTCTTTAATCAAGTCATAGCATTGCCTCGTGCAGGCTTATTTCTACTTgcaaatgcaaagaaaaatgcTATATATGCTATACATATAGAGTATGGGCCTAATCCAGCTTCAACCCGCATGGATTACATTGCTGAGTTTACAGTCACAATGCCTATTCTGTCTCTTACTGGAACTAGTGACAGTTTACCAGATGGAGAACATATTGTACAGGTCTACTGCGTCCAAACACAAGCCATTCAGCAGTATGCATTGGACCTATCTCAGTGCCTGCCACCGCCCCTAGACAATGTGGGCTTGGAGAAATCAGACTCCAATGTTTCTCGAGCTTTTGATGCTTCTGATGGTTCTGCAACTTTTGAATCACCTCCTGGAACAAAATTCACTGAGATACCTGAGGTTAATGCAACCACCATAGCACCTATTCTTTCAAGCAGCTCTGAAAATGCCCCAGAAGCAAGCCGTCCTGAAAACTTAGCTTCTTCTGAGGTTACCAACTTGCCAGAAGTTGCTATTTCTGGCATGGAAACAGTTGCAAGTGATTTGCCTTCTCATAGTAGTGCCGAAAATATCCATGCTGCATTGCCACCTCTTCCTTTGAGTCCAGGTTTATCTCGTGAATTTCATGGTTTTAGAAGTCCATCAAATAGCTCTGAGACTAGTCCACCTCTTACTGATTATGGGGGTGATCAATCACCTCTTGAATATACGTCTGATCGGAGAATGGACACTGGGAAAGATAGCATGACTAATGTGCCTCCCTCGGTTGACAATTTGAGTAAGGGTGATAAAAATGCTGTACACAGTGATGTTTCCAATGTTCCCAGTCCTCCTATAGTATTTAAACAACCAACACATCTGGTAACTCCATCAGAGTTGTTATCTACAGCTCCATCATCATCTGAGAATTCTCAAATTAATCTTGGTGTGAATGTGGTAGAGGCAAAAGTTCAAGATGTGGTTGTCAGCAATGATGCAGAAAGCACTGAAGTAGAGGTCAAAGTTATTGGTGAGACAGGAACCAGTCAAGATAATGAGTTTGACAGTCAGAGAGATTCTCACATTATGGTTGCTCAGAAAAAGGAGAAATCCTTCTATTCCCAGGCATCAGATCTTGGCATTCAGATGGCCAGAGATTGTTGTGTGGGAAATTATGGTGTGGATAAATTTCGGCAAGCTAATGATGTTAGTATTACTGAAGCACCAAACCAACCTCCTAACCCTTGTGCTGAAGAAGCTCAAGATATGATGAAAGATATAACTGCAAAGGTTGGCGAATCAGAAACTCCTATGGGAGTTTTGCAGTCTCCAGCCCCAGTGCTGAAGGGAAAAAGACAGAAGGGGAAAAATTCTCAAGTGTCTGGTGCATCTTCTCCTTCTCCAAGTCCTTTTGACTCTACAGATTCGTTAAATGAACCAAGTGGTGATTCAGGTTCCCCATCTTTAGAAACTGCTTTGCCCCAGTTACTGGCTATGCAGGAGATGCTTGAACAG TTAATGAGCACGCAAAAAGAAATGCAGAAGCAGATGAATGTGATTGTTTCTGGCTCAGTTACCAAAGAAGGTAAAAGACTAGAGGGATCCTTGGGCCGGAGCATGGAGAAAGTTGTCAAGGCTAACACTGAAGCTTTGTGGGCTCGTTTCCAGGAAGAAAATGCAAAGCATGAGAAGCTAGAACAAGACCGTATGCAGCAGATAACAAACTTAGTCACAAATTATATGAACAAGGACTTGCCAACCATGCTCGAGAAAACTTTAAAGAAGGAAATAGGTTTGGTTGGACCAGCTGTAGCTCGTGCAGTTACTCCAATTGTGGATAAAACTATGTCATCGGCTATTATGGAGTCATTCCAG AAAGGTGTGAACCAACTTGAAAGATCAGTTAGTTCAAAACTTGAAGGTAGCATGACTAGGCAAATTCAAGCACAGTTTCAAACTTCTGGGAAGCAAGCTCTTCAG GATGCACTGAGGTCTAGTCTGGAAGCTTCAATAATCCCTGCATTTGAGATGTCATGCAAAACTATGTTTGAGCAAGTTGATACCACATTCCAGAAAGGGCTTGTCAAACATACATCTGCTACTCAGCAGCAGTTTGAGTCCACACATTCTCCATTAGCCGTTGCTTTAAGG GATGCAATTACTTCAGCATCAGCAATCACTCAAACCTTGAGCGGAGAATTGGCTGATGGCCAGCGAAAGCTGTTAGCCATTGCAGTTGCAGGTGCTAACCCAAAAGCAGTAAATCCCTTGGTAACACAGTTGAGCAATGGACCTTTGGCTGGTCTTCATGAGATG GCTGAGGCACCTGTGGATCCAACTAAAGAACTATCTAGATTGATAGCTGAGTGCAAATTTGAGGAAGCGTTCACTGGAGCCCTGCAGAGAAGTGATGTCTCAATAGTTTCGTGGTTATGTTCTCAG GTTGATTTACAAAGAATTTTGTCGACAATGCCACTCCCTCTAAGCCAAGGAGTTCTGCTGGCTCTTCTCCAGCAACTTGCTTGTGATATTAGCAATGAAACACCTAGAAAATTGGCATGGATGACGGACGTAGCTGTTGCCATAAACCCAGCAGATCCAATGATTGCAGTGCACGTTCGTCCTATCTTTGAGCAGGTATATCAGTTACTGGGTCATCATCGGAACCTACCAACAACCTCTGCTTCTGAAGCAAACAGCCTCCGCCTTCTTATGCATGTTATTAACTCTGTGTTAATGAGCTGTAAATGA
- the LOC115992742 gene encoding ras-related protein RABB1c, giving the protein MSYAYLFKYIIIGDTGVGKSCLLLQFTDKRFQPVHDLTIGVEFGARMITIDNKPIKLQIWDTAGQESFRSITRSYYRGAAGALLVYDITRRETFNHLASWLEDARQHANANMTIMLIGNKCDLAHRRAVSTEEGEQFAKEHGLIFMEASAKTAQNVEEAFIKTAATIYKKIQDGVFDVSNESYGIKVGYGGIPGPSGGRDGGSAQGGGCCS; this is encoded by the exons ATGTCATACGCTTATCTCTTCAAGTACATCATCATCGGCGATACTG GAGTTGGGAAGTCATGTCTTCTTCTTCAGTTCACGGACAAGCGGTTCCAGCCAGTCCATGACCTCACCATCGGTGTCGAGTTTGGGGCTCGGATGATCACCATCGACAACAAACCCATTAAGCTCCAAATCTGGGATACt GCGGGTCAAGAATCCTTCAGATCTATTACGAGGTCCTATTACAGAGGGGCTGCTGGTGCTTTGCTTGTCTATGATATAACCAG GAGGGAGACTTTTAATCATTTGGCTAGCTGGCTGGAAGATGCAAGGCAACATGCAAATGCAAACATGACAATAATGCTTATTGGTAATAAGTGTGATTTGGCTCACAGAAGGGCTGTGAGCACAGAGGAAGGGGAACAGTTTGCCAAGGAGCATGGTCTGATTTTTATGGAGGCCTCTGCTAAAACTGCTCAGAATGTTGAGGAG GCATTCATAAAAACGGCTGCTACCATTTACAAGAAGATTCAGGATGGAGTATTTGATGTGTCGAATGAG TCTTATGGAATAAAGGTTGGATATGGTGGCATACCAGGACCATCAGGAGGCAGAGATGGTGGTTCTGCTCAAGGTGGAGGCTGTTGCAGTTGA
- the LOC115990584 gene encoding probable galactinol--sucrose galactosyltransferase 2, whose product MLANTNTNTNTMFSPPTTTRFLQLNSPFSSFLLPSNQRVLYHGHSGRRLGRLQTCRHSMFLNTKPVLKDGTLNIKGKEALTGVPDNVVITPLTDSSAFVGATSTGDASSRLVFKLGVIEDVRLLCIFRFKIWWMIPRVGNSGSDIPIETQMLLLEAREGPEIDAKNKATSYIIFLPVLDGEFRSSLQGNSLNELQFCVESGDPEIVTSESLKAVFVNYGNHPFDLVKESMKILEQQFGTFSLRETKQLPGMLDWFGWCTWDAFYQEVHPRGIKDGLKSLSQGGTPAKFLIIDDGWQDTINEFQKEGEPFVEGSQHGGRLLSIEENNKFWRTENEPQSEAQAPSGLKDFVTDIKRTFGLKYVYVWHALMGYWGGLQPNALGTKKYNPKLRYPVQSPGNLANMRDGSMDAMEKYGVGTIDPAKISQFYDDLHKYLVSQDVDGVKVDVQNILETISSGLGGRVSLTRLFQQALEKSIAANFQDNSIICCMGQSTDSIYHSKRSAITRASDDYYPSNPTTQTLHIASVAFNSIFLGEIVVPDWDMFYSKHDAAEFHAVARAVGGCGVYVSDKPGQHDFKVLKRLVLPNGSVLRAKYPGRPTRDCLFDDPVMDGKSLLKIWNLNKCTGVLGVFNCQGAGIWPCSKSNAQGDLSSELSVKVSPTDIEYFEEVSGNLWTGDCAVFSSSTGSLLRLPKEEKFDVTLKVLQCDVFTVSPIKVYNKKIQFAPIGLINMYNSGGAIEAIDFFSDSSSCEIHVKGRGSGNFGAYSSTKPKSCSINSKIEEFDFRDEDNLLTLIVPDRTSSWDIAICY is encoded by the exons ATGCTAGCAAAcacaaacaccaacaccaacaccatgTTTTCTCCACCTACGACTACGAGGTTTCTACAACTCAACTCTCCATTCTCCTCCTTCTTACTACCTTCAAACCAAAGGGTTCTCTATCATGGCCACAGCGGTCGCCGCCTTGGTCGGCTTCAGACATGTAGACATTCCATGTTTCTCAATACAAAACCTGTCCTTAAAGATGGTACTCTTAATATCAAAGGTAAGGAAGCATTGACGGGTGTGCCTGACAATGTGGTTATCACGCCATTGACGGATTCATCAGCATTTGTTGGTGCCACTTCCACTGGTGATGCTAGTTCCCGACTTGTGTTCAAGCTTGGAGTCATCGA GGATGTGAGGTTATTGTGTATATTTAGATTTAAAATATGGTGGATGATACCTCGAGTGGGGAATTCAGGCAGTGACATTCCTATTGAAACTCAGATGTTGCTCCTGGAAGCAAGGGAAGGACCGGAAATTGatgcaaaaaataaagcaaCTTCTTATATCATTTTCTTGCCTGTGCTAGATGGTGAATTTAGAAGTAGCTTGCAGGGGAATTCATTAAATGAGCTCCAGTTCTGTGTTGAAAGTG GTGACCCGGAAATAGTTACATCAGAATCCCTAAAAGCAGTTTTTGTGAATTATGGAAACCATCCATTTGATTTGGTCAAGGAATCTATGAA GATTTTGGAGCAGCAGTTTGGAACCTTTTCACTTAGGGAAACCAAACAG TTGCCTGGAATGTTAGACTGGTTTGGTTGGTGTACCTGGGACGCCTTCTACCAGGAAGTTCATCCTCGAGGAATCAAAGATGGCCTTAAAAG TTTATCCCAGGGAGGCACTCCAGCAAAGTTTTTGATAATAGATGATGGCTGGCAAGATACAATTAATGAATTCCAAAAAGAAGGGGAGCCATTTGTTGAAGGGTCACA GCATGGTGGCAGATTACTCAGcattgaagaaaataataagtttTGGAGAACAGAAAATGAGCCTCAAAGTGAGGCACAGGCACCAAGTGGTCTAAAGGATTTTGTTACAGATATTAAGAGAACTTTTGGCCTTAA GTATGTATATGTATGGCATGCCCTGATGGGATACTGGGGAGGGCTTCAGCCAAATGCATTAGGAACCAAAAAGTATAATCCAAAATTAAGATACCCAGTACAGTCGCCAGGGAATTTGGCAAACATGAGGGATGGATCTATGGATGCAATGGAGAAGTATGGCGTTGGTACAATAGATCCTGCTAAGATATCTCAGTTTTATGATGATCTACACAAATATCTTGTTTCACAGGATGTGGATGGAGTTAAGGTTGATGTTCAGAACATACTGGAAACTATTTCAAGTGGTTTAGGAGGTCGAGTTTCTCTTACCAGACTTTTCCAACAAGCACTTGAGAAGTCTATAGCCGCCAACTTTCAAGACAACAGCATTATCTGCTGCATGGGTCAGAGCACGGACTCCATTTACCA TTCAAAAAGAAGTGCTATTACAAGAGCATCCGATGATTACTACCCAAGCAACCCAACCACACAGACACTACACATAGCTTCTGTGGCTTTCAACAGCATTTTTCTTGGTGAAATTGTTGTCCCAGATTGGGACATGTTCTAT AGCAAACACGATGCAGCCGAGTTTCATGCAGTTGCTAGGGCTGTGGGAGGTTGCGGAGTCTATGTTAG TGACAAACCTGGTCAGCATGATTTCAAGGTACTCAAAAGGCTGGTACTTCCTAATGGGTCAGTGCTCAGAGCTAAATACCCCGGTAGGCCAACACGTGATTGTTTATTCGATGACCCAGTTATGGACGGGAAAAG TCTTCTGAAGATTTGGAATTTAAACAAATGCACTGGAGTTTTAGGCGTATTCAACTGCCAAGGAGCAGGAATCTGGCCCTGCTCAAAAAGTAATGCTCAAGGAGATCTTAGCTCTGAGTTATCTGTCAAGGTCTCTCCTACAGATATAGAGTATTTTGAAGAGGTCTCTGGGAATCTTTGGACTGGAGATTGTGCAGTATTTTCCTCCAGCACAG GGTCTTTGCTGCGATTACCAAAGGAAGAAAAGTTTGATGTCACATTGAAAGTTCTGCAATGTGATGTCTTTACTGTATCTCCAATTAAG GTCTACAATAAAAAGATTCAGTTTGCACCAATTGGATTGATAAACATGTACAATTCTGGTGGAGCCATTGAAGCAATTGACTTCTTTAGTGATTCTTCTAGTTGTGAAATACATGTCAAGGGGAGAGGATCAGGTAATTTTGGAGCATATTCCAGCACAAAGCCGAAGTCATGCTCGATAAACTCAAAGATTGAGGAATTTGACTTCAGAGATGAAGACAATCTTTTGACATTAATAGTTCCTGACAGAACCAGTTCTTGGGACATTGCTATATGTTATTGA